Within the Devosia lucknowensis genome, the region TCAGCGTCGCCATCTTTTCCATGTTGGCGTCGCTGCGCACGTTGTTGTCGCGGACGAGACCGGCGCACTGCACCAGGAGGTCGTCGTGGAACCCCTCGTCATAGGCCGCGGCCGCGTTGCGGTGGCTGGCTACGGCGAGTGCATCCTGCTCCTGACGGGTGATGTGCCATTCCCGGGCCATCAACTCGCAATGCTGCCCCATCGATAGACCAGTGCGCGGCTCGTTGACCGAGGGCGCAACCGGCGTCAGTTCACCGAACGAGAAACCCTTGGTGAAAGCCTTGACCTTGTCGCCTGTGGTCTTGGCGGCATTGGCGTTGAGCAGCCGATGCTGGAATTTTGGGCCGAACACGATCGGGCTGTCGCTGACGCTGTCGGCGCCCGCGGCAATGCCGCTGTCGATTTGACCTGATGCGATCTTGCCGGCGAGCACCAGTGCTGCCTGCAGGCTCGTGCCGCAGGCGATCTGCAGCGTTGTGCCCGGCGTGCGCGGATTGAACCCGGCATCGAGCAAAGCTTCGCGGGCGATATTGAAGTCGCGTGAATGGTTGATCACCGCGCCCGCGATCACCTCGTCCACTTTCTCGCCCTTCAACCCATACTTGTCGACGATCCCGCCCAGAGCGGCAGACAGCATCGAAAGGTTGGTTTCGTCCGAATAGGCCGTTCCGCCGCGTGCAAAGGGAATGCGGGCGGATCCGACAATGGCAACGCGCTTGAGTTCATTCATTCTTGTCTCTCCTTACGCGCGGCCATCGGCGCGGGCCTTCATCGGCCCGCCGAGGAAGGGGGCAAATCCAGTGCCCATGATAACGCCGATATCGGCCAGTTCCGGCGCGGCGACGACGCCTTCGGCAACCACCACTTCGGTCATGTCGACCATCGGCTTGACCAGTTCGCGCCCAAGCGCGGCCAGATCGGCGTGAGCGGGCGTTTCGCCCTTCACGGCCTTGCCGTTTTCCCACTTGTAGAAGCCCTCGCCCGTCTTGCGACCGAGCTTGCCCTCGGCGATCAGTCGCGCAAACCGGCTCTCTGCTGGAACCGCATGACCCAGTTCGGTCGCCACCGACTTGCCGACGTCGAGACCCACCGTATCCATGAGTTCGATCGGCCCCATGGGCATGCCGAAGGCCACGGCCGCGGCATCGAGGAGTTCCTTGCTCTCGCCCCGCTCGACCCGCTCCACCGCGCCCAGCATGTAGGGCATCAGCACGCGGTTGACGAGGAAGCCCGGCGCCGACTTCACCACCACCGGCGACTTGCCGATGGCCAGCGCAAAGCTCGCGCCCTTGCCGATCTCGGCATCGGTGTTGAAGGTCGACCGGATAACCTCGACCAGCGGCAACTGCGCCACCGGGTTGAAGAAATGCAGCCCGATCAGCCGCGCCGGGTCCCTCAGAACTTCGGCGATGCGCTCGAGTTCGATCGAGGACGTATTCGTCGCCAGGATCGCCCCCGGCTTGAGCTTGTCCTCGATGCCCTTGAAGATCGACTGCTTGACCTCGAGCTTTTCGACCACCGCCTCGATGATCACATCGGCGCGCGGCACGCCTGTCCCCTGCGGGTCGGCAGTCAGGCGCAGCATTGCCGCATCGACCTCGCGCTTCTTCTTGTAGCGCTTCTGAAACAGCTTCTTCGCGCGATCGAGCGCCGGCTTGATGCGCTCCATGTCGAGATCCTGCAGCGTCACGCTCATGCCGCGATAGGCGCACCATGCGGCGATATCGCCGCCCATCACGCCACCGCCGATCACGTGCACCCGCGAAAATTTCGCGCCCTTGAGGCCCTGTTTCTTGAGCCCCTCGCTGAGGAAGAAAACGCGTCGCAAGTTGGTGGCGGTCGGCGAACCCATCAGCGGCACGAAAGCATCGATTTCGCCCCGGATCATCGCCCGCCAGTCATTGCCGTGCTTTTCGAACAGGTCGATCAGCGCGTACGGCGCCGGGTAATGCTCCTTGCGCGCCTTCTTGCCGGCCTGCTTGCGCATCTGGTTTGCGACGGCCTCGCGCACCAGCGGCAGGGCTGCGGCCTTCTTGAGCGCGGGCGCTTCGCTGGCCTTTTTGCGCGCCAGCACCGCCTTGCGGCCTTCCCAGCGCAGCATGTCGCGATGGCGCACCAGCTTGTCCACGAGGTTGAGCCCCCGCGCCGCGCCGGCGCGCAGCATCTTGCCGGTCAGCATGATCTGCATGGCATCCACCGGCCCGGCCTGGCGGATCGAGCGGCCCGTGCCGCCGAAGCCCGGGAAGATGCCAAGATTGACTTCCGGAAACCCGATCCGTGTCTTGTCGTCGTTGACGGCGATGCGATAGTGGCAGGCCAGCGCCAGCTCGAGCCCGCCGCCCAGGCAGAACCCATGGATACCGGCCACGACGGGCACCTTGAGCGCTTCGATCCGCGCGAACAGCGTATGCGTCCGCCGCAGCGCTTCCGGCAGCACCGAGAAATCGCTCATCGCATCGAACTCGCTGACATCGGCGCCGGCGATGAACCCGCTATCCTTGCCCGAAAGCAGCACCACACCGGCCAGCTCGTCGGAATTGGCCAGGTCCTCGAACCGCGAAACCAGCGTCTCGAGCTCCATGATGGCTTCCCGGCTCAGCGTGTTCACCGACGCCCCGGGTGTGTTGATGGTCAGCCAGCCGATCTTTTCGAGATCGGTATGGAAGCTCCAGTGTTTCGTTTCGGTAGCCTGTGCGGCGATCATGCTGTTTCCTCGAACCCGGCTTCTCGGCCGATTGTAGTTTCCGGGTGCCACAACACCCACCGCTCCGCCCTCGGGCCTGACCCAGGGCCTCTTTATTCCGCTGCCTGTCGCTCGGGCACTTTCCTGAACGCATCGGGCTCGAAATCGTCGACATTGACCGCCTTGTTCGTGGCGTCGTCGGCAGCGCGCATGATCCCGGCCTCGTTACCGTTCAGCACGCCCGCTGCAACCGCATCGTCGATGGCATCCCGGTCGAGCCGCCTCTCGATGACGCCCTTGCGCGAAGCCTTGACGAACTTGGCTTCGATTTCTTCCGCTTCCGTCACCTTGATGAACGCATCTTCCAGAACACCGGTAATGTCCTGCGGATCGTTGGACACATAGATGCCTGTGGTCAACCGGTCGCGGAACGCACCCGGCCGCAGCACGGCGCGCACGAACCGATAGTTGACGCGGTCCGAAGCCCGCTTTGCGTGGCGCCCCAGCGGGAAGCAGAGGAACCGCATGGCGTTGGCGAAGACGGGATTGGGGAAGTTCGCGAACACCTCGTCGAACTTGGCCTCGAGCGAGGCGATCCGGTCGCGCATGATGGCCTCGACCAGCTCGCGATCCTCCGCGATCGAACCCTCTTCCTCATAACGCTTGAGCGTGGCCGACATCAGGTAGAGATCGCCCAGGATGTCGGCAAGGCGTCCCGAAAGCTTCTGCTTGCGCTTGAGCGCACCGCCCAGCACCACCGTGGTCCAGTCCGCCACGAGGGCGAAATCCTGGCTGTAGCGATGCAACCGGCGATACCACCGCGCCATGGCGCCCTGGTTCGGCGACGAGGCGAACGCCCCGTTACTGACGCCATGGAGGAAACTCGCCACGATATTGCGCAGCATGAACTTGGTATGCCCGCCAAAGGCGCTGTCGAAGGCGTCGAGCCCGGCCTTGCGATCCTTGTTCTGCGCCGCCT harbors:
- a CDS encoding acetyl-CoA C-acetyltransferase; amino-acid sequence: MNELKRVAIVGSARIPFARGGTAYSDETNLSMLSAALGGIVDKYGLKGEKVDEVIAGAVINHSRDFNIAREALLDAGFNPRTPGTTLQIACGTSLQAALVLAGKIASGQIDSGIAAGADSVSDSPIVFGPKFQHRLLNANAAKTTGDKVKAFTKGFSFGELTPVAPSVNEPRTGLSMGQHCELMAREWHITRQEQDALAVASHRNAAAAYDEGFHDDLLVQCAGLVRDNNVRSDANMEKMATLKPAFDKKSGHGTLTAGNSTPLTDGASAVLLASEEWARARGLPILAYLTTGRVAGNDFAHGEGLLMAPTIAVSEMLQKAGLGFADIDYFELHEAFAAQVLCTLKAWKDPRYCKDVLGRDAVLGDIDPAKINVKGSSLAYGHPFAATGARILGLTAKLLSGQANKRALISVCTAGGMGVAALVESAA
- a CDS encoding 3-hydroxyacyl-CoA dehydrogenase NAD-binding domain-containing protein, giving the protein MIAAQATETKHWSFHTDLEKIGWLTINTPGASVNTLSREAIMELETLVSRFEDLANSDELAGVVLLSGKDSGFIAGADVSEFDAMSDFSVLPEALRRTHTLFARIEALKVPVVAGIHGFCLGGGLELALACHYRIAVNDDKTRIGFPEVNLGIFPGFGGTGRSIRQAGPVDAMQIMLTGKMLRAGAARGLNLVDKLVRHRDMLRWEGRKAVLARKKASEAPALKKAAALPLVREAVANQMRKQAGKKARKEHYPAPYALIDLFEKHGNDWRAMIRGEIDAFVPLMGSPTATNLRRVFFLSEGLKKQGLKGAKFSRVHVIGGGVMGGDIAAWCAYRGMSVTLQDLDMERIKPALDRAKKLFQKRYKKKREVDAAMLRLTADPQGTGVPRADVIIEAVVEKLEVKQSIFKGIEDKLKPGAILATNTSSIELERIAEVLRDPARLIGLHFFNPVAQLPLVEVIRSTFNTDAEIGKGASFALAIGKSPVVVKSAPGFLVNRVLMPYMLGAVERVERGESKELLDAAAVAFGMPMGPIELMDTVGLDVGKSVATELGHAVPAESRFARLIAEGKLGRKTGEGFYKWENGKAVKGETPAHADLAALGRELVKPMVDMTEVVVAEGVVAAPELADIGVIMGTGFAPFLGGPMKARADGRA